The Corynebacterium callunae DSM 20147 genomic sequence AGTCCCGTCACCGGCGCCATTTGGGTTGGCGTGGGAAGTTCATCCCGGAGTCGAACGCTTTCAGGAGTATTCTGCGTGTCATTCATAGCCCCACCATCGTATACACGCAGACACTCCAAATGTCGGGTTTTATCCCTCCCAGCGGTCGCGGGTAGCTTCCTGGCCTTCGCCGAAGTCGAGCTCATCAATAAGACCACGACGTACCTGAGATGCACGTTTACGTTCTGCAGCGGAGATACGGCCGGTCTGTTCGAGGCGCACGTCGGTGCCACGACCAGTGAGCAGTGGATCATCACCAGCAGAAGTCATTGGCTCCCATTCGAAGGTAACGCCATTGATGGTTACAGAAGCACCAACACGTGCTCCCGCCTTACGCAGGCCTTCCTCAATGCCGATCTTTGCCAAACGGTCAGCGAGGTATCCCACAGCTTCATCGTTTTCAAAGTCGGTCTGCAAAATCCAGCGCTCTGGTTTTTCACCGGTGATGACAAAGCCGCCGGGGATTTCTGGATCTTTATTGATCTGGAACTGGCCCTTGGTGCGGTGATCCACAGCCTTTGGCTTGATGATGACAGGTTCTGCCAACTTCTCCTTCGGACGCCTTTTGCGGTCCGCCTGCACAATTTCCAGCAGTTTGTACTTGAGTGGATCAAGTCCAATTCGGGCAACAGCAGAGATAATAAAGACAGGCCAGCCGAATTTTTCAGCGATCTCATCTTTTAGGAACTCAGCTAGTTCTGCAGCTTCGGGAACGTCAGCCTTATTGAGCACTACAACGCGAGGACGCTGGCTGAGGTCACCAAGTCCGGTGTCATCGTCCAATGCGGAACGGTAGGCATCAAGCTCTGCTTCCAAAGCTTCAATATCAGAAATTGGATCGCGACCTGGATCCATGGAAGCGGTATCAACCACGTGCACCAGTACAGAGGTGCGCTCAATGTGGCGGAGGAAATCAAGGCCTAGGCCCTTGCCCTCGGAAGCACCTGGAATTAGACCAGGAACGTCAGCCATGGTGAAGGTCTCATGGCCTACATTGACCACGCCAAGGTTTGGCTGCAGGGTGGTGAATGGGTAATCACCAATCTTTGGCTTTGCTGCTGACATCACAGAAATCAATGAAGATTTACCAGCGGAAGGGAAGCCAACAAGTCCAACATCGGCCATGGACTTTAGTTCCAGGGTGAGGTCGCGGATTTCACCCGGTTCACCAATCAAAGCGAAGCCTGGAGCTTTACGAGCCTTGGATGCCAAGGATGCGTTGCCCAGTCCGCCGTTGCCACCTGCTGCGGCAATAAACTTCATGCCAACGGTGGTGAGGTCTGCCAGGACTTCGCCCTTATCGTCAACAACAACAGTTCCTGGTGGAACTTCCAAGATGAGGTCGTCACCGCGAGCGCCTGCACGGTGATCGCCGGCGCCGTTTGCGCCTCGCTGGGCTTTAACGTGGGGGTGGAAGTGGAAGTCCAGCAGGGTATGAACCTGGGAGCTTACTTCAAGGATGATGTCTCCACCGTGTCCACCATTGCCGCCGTCGGGGCCGCCAAGTGGTTTGAATTTTTCGCGGTGCACCGAGACGCAGCCGTTGCCGCCGTCGCCAGCGGCGAGGTGTAGCACAACGCGGTCAATAAAGCGGTTCATAAGTCGGTGTCACTCCTGATCAAAAACTAATGCGAGCGCCCGTTCACCTATGAAATTTTAAGTGCGTTTGGTCCGAGCGCCAAGGTTCTTCGATCCTACCAGTGACAATGCCTTCTTGAATAACCGAAAATTTCCCTGTGGTACCCAGTATTTTGTCTGCCTTAGCAAAAAGGTGACAATAGGGGAGAATAAATTTCATATCGAGGACGAAGGGACACCGCCAATCGCCGTGACAATTTCAACTGAACCCCGGGTAAAACACCCGGTAGATCAGGTGCCTCCAGCGCCAAAACTAGCAGCTTTAGGGCTGCAGCATGTGCTTGCTTTTTATGCAGGCGCGGTTATTGTGCCACTGCTTATTGCACAGTCACTAAACCTTGATACCGCAACCACAATCCATCTTATTAATGCCGATCTGCTTACTTGTGGCATCGCAACACTAATTCAGTCGGTGGGACTAGGCCGCCACATTGGTGTGCGTTTGCCCATTGTCCAGGGTGTTACCACCACGGCGGTAGCTCCAATTATCGCCATTGGTTTGGGTGTTACTGATGGCGCCGGCGGAGTTGCAGCACTGCCTGCCATTTATGGCGCTGTCATCATTTCCGGTATTTTCACCTTCTTCGCAGCTCCTGTTTTTGCGCGCTTCCTGAAGTTTTTCCCACCAGTTGTCACCGGCACGGTGCTTTTGGTTATGGGTACTTCCCTGCTTTCGGTGTCTGCAAATGACTTTGTGAACTATGCAGAATCCACCCCTGCAGCCCGTGATTTGGCCTATGGTTTTGGCACCTTGGCTGTTATCATTTTGGCGCAGCGTTTCTTGCGCGGTTTCTTGGCCACCCTCGCGGTGCTTATTGGTTTGGTAGGCGGCACCGCAGTAGCTGTGCTACTTGGCGATGCAAACTTAGACAACGTCGGTACCGCTGAAGCTTTTGATGTCACTACGCCTTTCTATTTTGGCGTTCCAGAGTTTAATGCCGTGGCCATTTTCTCCATGATCATCGTCATGATCATCACCATGGTTGAGACCACTGGTGACGTATTTGCCACGGGGGAAATCGTCGGCAAGCGTACTCGCCGTGATGACGTCACGCGCGCCCTGCGCGCAGATGGCCTGTCCACCTTTATTGGTGGTGTGATGAACTCTTTCCCTTATACCTGCTTCGCTCAGAACGTCGGCCTGGTGCGCATTACCAACGTGAAGTCACGCTGGGTGGCTGCAGCCGCTGCGGTATTTATGATTATTTTGGGCGTGCTACCTAAGGCTGGTGCCATCGTTGCATCCATCCCCTCCCCAGTGTTGGGTGGCGCCTCGCTTGCCTTGTTTGCCAACGTGGCCTGGGTGGGTATTCAAACCATCGCTAAGTCTGATCTGCGCGATGGACGCAATTCCGTCATTGTTACTTCCGCACTGGGACTCGCAATGCTAGTTTCTTTCCGCCCTGAGGTTGCGCAGGCTTTCCCAGAGTGGGCTCAGATTTTTGTCTCCTCCGGAATGTCCGTGGGTGCCATTACTGCCATTATGCTTAACCTGCTGTTTTTCCATGTAGGCAAGCAAACCGGCGGCAATATTGCGACTTCTAAGTCCGGTGAGCACCTCAGCCTGGAGGCCGTAAACCAGATGAATCGCCAGACATTTGTTGATACCTTTGCATCTCTGTTCAACAGCAAGACCTGGCCGCTGGAAACTGCTTGGGAGTCACGTCCTTTTGCCAATGTCACGGAGCTGCGCGAGGCTATTCAGATTGCTGTTCTTACCGCTCCTGCCCAGGACCGCGAAGAACTTATCCGCGATTATCCCGATATGGCTCAGCTGCTGCTGGCCTCTGAGGAAGAAGCTGCGCTGATTTCCCAGGACCGTGGATCCCTTGGCCTCGTCGAGCTAGACGATGTGGACCGCGAAAAGCTGTTAACTGTCACCGCACAGTACCGTGAGCGTTTTGGGATGCCTTATGTGGCGTATTTTGACACCATGGACACCGTTGATTCGGTGGTTACCGCCGGTCTGCGCCGTCTGGATAACTCCAATGAGCAGGAGCACCGCCAGGCTTTGTCAGAGATCATTGAGATCGCCAATGATCGCTTTGATATGTTGCTGGCCGATGCCAACCCCGCGCGCACGGCCTTT encodes the following:
- the obgE gene encoding GTPase ObgE, translated to MNRFIDRVVLHLAAGDGGNGCVSVHREKFKPLGGPDGGNGGHGGDIILEVSSQVHTLLDFHFHPHVKAQRGANGAGDHRAGARGDDLILEVPPGTVVVDDKGEVLADLTTVGMKFIAAAGGNGGLGNASLASKARKAPGFALIGEPGEIRDLTLELKSMADVGLVGFPSAGKSSLISVMSAAKPKIGDYPFTTLQPNLGVVNVGHETFTMADVPGLIPGASEGKGLGLDFLRHIERTSVLVHVVDTASMDPGRDPISDIEALEAELDAYRSALDDDTGLGDLSQRPRVVVLNKADVPEAAELAEFLKDEIAEKFGWPVFIISAVARIGLDPLKYKLLEIVQADRKRRPKEKLAEPVIIKPKAVDHRTKGQFQINKDPEIPGGFVITGEKPERWILQTDFENDEAVGYLADRLAKIGIEEGLRKAGARVGASVTINGVTFEWEPMTSAGDDPLLTGRGTDVRLEQTGRISAAERKRASQVRRGLIDELDFGEGQEATRDRWEG
- a CDS encoding solute carrier family 23 protein, translating into MTISTEPRVKHPVDQVPPAPKLAALGLQHVLAFYAGAVIVPLLIAQSLNLDTATTIHLINADLLTCGIATLIQSVGLGRHIGVRLPIVQGVTTTAVAPIIAIGLGVTDGAGGVAALPAIYGAVIISGIFTFFAAPVFARFLKFFPPVVTGTVLLVMGTSLLSVSANDFVNYAESTPAARDLAYGFGTLAVIILAQRFLRGFLATLAVLIGLVGGTAVAVLLGDANLDNVGTAEAFDVTTPFYFGVPEFNAVAIFSMIIVMIITMVETTGDVFATGEIVGKRTRRDDVTRALRADGLSTFIGGVMNSFPYTCFAQNVGLVRITNVKSRWVAAAAAVFMIILGVLPKAGAIVASIPSPVLGGASLALFANVAWVGIQTIAKSDLRDGRNSVIVTSALGLAMLVSFRPEVAQAFPEWAQIFVSSGMSVGAITAIMLNLLFFHVGKQTGGNIATSKSGEHLSLEAVNQMNRQTFVDTFASLFNSKTWPLETAWESRPFANVTELREAIQIAVLTAPAQDREELIRDYPDMAQLLLASEEEAALISQDRGSLGLVELDDVDREKLLTVTAQYRERFGMPYVAYFDTMDTVDSVVTAGLRRLDNSNEQEHRQALSEIIEIANDRFDMLLADANPARTAFDRKFTDTDFMN